One genomic region from Pempheris klunzingeri isolate RE-2024b chromosome 4, fPemKlu1.hap1, whole genome shotgun sequence encodes:
- the LOC139200069 gene encoding collagen alpha-4(IV) chain-like has product MIRLKLIEEDKGSPGLPGSPGLRGLAGDSDVGPSGPIGFPGPPGSLGPKGVPGSPGNDGLQGVLGLAGGPGAKGQRGQDGALGIPGPPGPRPKLCDTGKPGSRGPFGPQGPIGPPGFLGEKGEIGDEGPPGFGPRGPVGKPGSPGFPGYPGSQGPPGPSGDSGQLGPDGQKGNKGAQGATGKPGYPGISGPPGIVGLPGPSGACGKSGPPGPPGRPGPPGLIGFPGLTGDPGESGCLGPPGKPGHQGCAGPKGDKGDPIGSPGPPGDKGPPGDFGPLGPPGPQGDPGGPGFIGGPGQRGCKGDPGYQGDLGEPVDVQVFRVFLVKRVAMVLQGRRAAQDSKVWVCRVLQAAKVFQEIKVLQVLQDPLAHPSRAHQDPKAPQDPKDLQVFLDLQVNQDQTVKAQSQDLEEILAVLDQMEIQGRNPPVLGDDGDNGDMGCKGPEGPTGPQGPKGLPGIAGSPGEKGLRGSPGLMGLPGAQGPNGCPGSSGPPGPKGFKGPTGPKGEKGRVSPCPTYPPPTQGPPGPPGLPGQPGDDGLQGESGRKGPKGRKGDAGTDGPIGFVGPPGADGERGEPGLQGETGVEGAKGDPGPVGDRGARGPIRHLNSGFLLVMHSQSKAVPSCPANMRVLWVGFSLLYLEGQERAHTQDLGQAGSCMRVFSTMPFSSCNMGTCSYASRNDKSYWLSTTAAVPSIPVGGASIEDHISRCVVCEAPSSPVALHSQTSNQPDCPPLWRSLWTGYSFLMHTGAGDEGGGQSLTSSGSCLTDFRAQPFVECQGPRGTCHYFANIYSFWLTRVETSSSSSSSNSSSSSSTSTSTSSSSTLTEGWQQRENIGRCNVCMRV; this is encoded by the exons ATGATCCGTTTAAAACTGATCGAGGAAGATaaag GCTCTCCAGGCCTCCCAGGCTCTCCTGGACTCAGGGGCCTAGCAGGAGACTCTGATGTTGGTCCCTCAGGACCAATCGGCTTCCCAGGGCCACCGGGCTCTCTGGGACCTAAAGGAGTCCCTGGTTCCCCTGGCAATGATGGACTACAAG GGGTCCTGGGTCTGGCTGGGGGCCCCGGAGCAAAGGGCCAGAGAGGACAAGATGGGGCCCTGGGCATCCCCGGCCCTCCAGGACCCAGACCTAAACTCTGTGACACAGGAAAACCTGGTTCCAGGGGCCCCTTTGGCCCTCAGGGACCCATTGGACCCCCAG GTTTTTTGGGAGAGAAGGGTGAGATCGGGGACGAGGGTCCTCCAGGTTTTGGCCCTCGTGGGCCGGTAGGCAAACCAGGCTCTCCTGGTTTCCCAGGATACCCGGGGTCCCAGGGTCCCCCTGGCCCCAGTGGAGACTCAGGACAGCTGGGGCCCGACGGCCAGAAAG GAAATAAAGGTGCACAAGGAGCTACCGGTAAGCCAGGGTATCCAGGCATCAGCGGCCCCCCTGGCATCGTAGGCCTCCCAGGACCCTCCGGGGCCTGCGGCAAATCGGGACCTCCAGGACCACCAGGACGTCCAGGACCCCCAGGACTTATCGGCTTCCCTGGACTGACTGGAGATCCG GGTGAATCAGGATGTTTGGGGCCACCTGGAAAACCAGGTCACCAAGGATGTGCTGGACCCAAAG gggaTAAAGGAGACCCTATTGGTTCTCCTGGACCACCTGGAGACAAGGGGCCTCCTGGAGACTTCGGGCCTTTAG gaCCTCCTGGACCTCAAGGAGATCCTGGAGGACCAGGTTTCATTGGGGgtccaggacagagaggatgcAAAGGAGATCCAGGCTATCAGGGGGACCTAGGCGAGCCAG TGGACGTCCAGGTCTTCCGGGTCTTCCTGGTAAAGCGGGTGGCGATGGTCCTGCAGGGCCGCAGGGCAGCCCAGGACTCCAAG GTCTGGGTGTGCCGGGTCCTCCAGGCTGCAAAGGTCTTCCAGGAGATAAAGgtcctccaggtcctccaggACCCTTTGGCCCATCCCAGCCGGGCCCATCAGGACCCAAAGGCCCCCCAGGACCCAAAG GACCTCCAGGTGTTTCTGGACCTCCAGGTAAACCAGGACCAGACTGTAAAGGCCCAGTCCCAGGACCTCGAGGAGATCCTGGCTGTCCTGGACCAGATGGAGATCCAG GGTCGGAACCCTCCGGTACTTGGAGATGATGGGGACAACGGGGACATGGGGTGCAAGGGGCCCGAGGGCCCGACGGGACCCCAGGGGCCCAAAGGACTGCCGGGCATCGCTGGGAGCCCAGGAGAGAAAG GTCTGCGGGGGTCTCCAGGCCTGATGGGGCTACCTGGTGCTCAGGGTCCCAACGGTTGTCCTGGTTCcagtgggcctccaggaccaAAGGGGTTCAAGGGGCCGACGGGTCCGAAGGGGGAGAAAGGAAGAGTCTCCCCCTGCCCCACTTACCCTCCCCCAACACAGGGACCCCCAGGACCCCCTGGCCTCCCGGGTCAGCCTGGAGATGACGGACTCCAGGGGGAGAGCGGCCGGAAGGGACCCAAAG GTAGGAAGGGGGACGCCGGCACTGATGGACCAATAGGCTTCGTGGGACCCCCGGGTGCAGACGGAGAGCGAGGAGAGCCTGGCCTGCAGGGGGAGACGGGAGTGGAGGGGGCCAAAG gtgaTCCCGGTCCAGTCGGCGACCGTGGTGCCCGCGGACCAATCAGACACCTGAACTCGGGCTTCCTGTTGGTGATGCACAGCCAGTCAAAGGCGGTTCCCTCCTGTCCGGCGAACATGAGGGTCCTGTGGGTCGGATTCAGTCTGCTGTACCTGGAGGGCCAGGAGAGGGCACACACTCAGGAcctgg GTCAGGCGGGCTCATGTATGCGGGTTTTTTCCACCATGCCGTTCTCCTCCTGTAACATGGGAACTTGCTCTTACGCCAGTCGTAACGATAAATCCTATTGGCTGTCGACGACGGCGGCCGTGCCCAGTATACCTGTGGGCGGAGCCTCCATTGAAGACCACATCAGTCgctgtgtggtgtgtgaagCCCCCTCCTCACCCGTCGCCCTGCACAGCCAGACCTCCAACCAGCCGGACTGCCCCCCCCTCTGGAGGAGCCTGTGGACTGGATACTCCTTCCTCATG cataCAGGTGCAGGTGATGAGGGCGGCGGCCAGTCTCTGACATCATCAGGTAGCTGTCTGACGGACTTCAGGGCGCAGCCCTTCGTGGAGTGTCAGGGGCCTCGAGGAACCTGCCACTACTTCGCTAACATCTACAGTTTCTGGCTGACCAGAGTGGAGAcgagcagctcctcctcctcctccaacagctcctcctcctcctccacctccacctccacctcctcctcctccacgctGACGGAGGGctggcagcagagggagaacATCGGGAGGTGCAACGTCTGCATGAGGGTGTGA